Proteins co-encoded in one Anser cygnoides isolate HZ-2024a breed goose unplaced genomic scaffold, Taihu_goose_T2T_genome scaffold_43_1, whole genome shotgun sequence genomic window:
- the LOC136789270 gene encoding LOW QUALITY PROTEIN: distal membrane-arm assembly complex protein 1-like (The sequence of the model RefSeq protein was modified relative to this genomic sequence to represent the inferred CDS: inserted 2 bases in 1 codon): MAEGGQAAGPRGPGGCWACRLLGGLGLMAAGLWIYRGPRASMRXGVAPSMADIAQITAAISVAAWGVVILVDPVGKQQRKAPDPG, encoded by the exons ATGGCGGAgggcgggcaggcggcggggccccggggccCGGGCGGGTGCTGGGCCTGCCGCCTGCTGGGCGGCCTCGGGCTGATGGCGGCCGGGCTCTGGATCTACCGCGGGCCGCGGGCCTCGATGCG CGGGGTGGCGCCCAGCATGGCCGACATCGCGCAGATCACCGCCGCCATCA GCGTGGCCGCGTGGGGCGTGGTCATCCTGGTGGACCCCGTGGGGAAGCAGCAGCGGAAGGCGCCCGACCCCGGCTGA
- the LOC136789212 gene encoding LOW QUALITY PROTEIN: integrator complex subunit 5-like (The sequence of the model RefSeq protein was modified relative to this genomic sequence to represent the inferred CDS: inserted 8 bases in 6 codons; deleted 8 bases in 5 codons), which produces MSALCDPRAPPAPGRPSAPSPQELAQEVKAFLSGSDPAQGTPLPPXEHARCALRLLRRLPPARHAVLHHLAGVFDQQVCAHLRQREAPGPGAAGGGPGAPGPPPAAPPGALAEVVREARRVLAAFVRAKPAAWAPAVAAWAVELLGQLSSKYAGRHGARGLNELLQLWMACEATRTLMEIYAQCLAALIGSCPDACVDALLDTSVQHSPHFDWVVAHVGGSFPGTIISRVLSCGLKDFCAHGEGLGAAAGAAWRRSPPAPGPRRGQAGPKLASVVGILGHLASRHGASIRQELLRLFHASLAPGQXAGAVAFLLQLALLSPXLLGAVSAELVDSLTPPVLAQLHQRFAPLPRDDLEGLAGVLVRLVCQTSAGAXRTLRFLLDTAAPPPPAAAAGAPPPLPEGVREACERLVALLLLHLQKLVHGRGARPRRGERTPPPPPPPRAVPFLEALRGHVRELCLEALRLERKRCLWLHQLLGLLAVYXRPHGAPDALFHLLALAKGPEQLALAAQLHAVLAASLADVPAAAAAACVRQIHAGALPPPQLARLLRNLALVVGGGGGGSGGPRPRRTPWAASWAFRYPPAATPTPATRDAADGDEDDADDAAATSPASALAHGARLLEKLCGTGPAAARAALQLLVEGALRGATPSFSGATPTGTPEDVPDVAAAVPAVVPAAAASLLDTNRRFAAAVDFPGGVCSVFHAGVIGAGLKPPRXAPRHPRHEVARNAHAFLGLLLRCCRAADPAAPNAVGPEAAHAVAAALVEAVCPWAAACGGEPGWPPEELARGTTLERDLGVLRRFRQHPLLFPLLRVAAAGRPAALARCWPLLRGLLATLVAHWDGCRAAAAAASPWHLRASCALVGCLAEGALLPPVLGKAQELFPRLAPFEVRLLLLSLWGYLREQGGPPNGRGARRPPSPAAGDPGGCLAAVHSVLHRNVGTLGVLAGRFRT; this is translated from the exons ATGTCGGCGCTCTGCGACCCCCGGGCGCcgccagcccccggccgcccctcaG cccccagcccccaggagctggcccaggaggtgaAGGCCTTCCTCAGCGGCTCGGACCCGGCGCAGggcaccccgctgccccc ggagCACGCCCGCTGCGCCCTGCGCCTGCTGCgccgcctgcccccggcccgccACGCCGTCCTGCACCACCTGGCCGGCGTCTTCGACCAGCAGGTCTGCGCCCACCTCCGCCAGCGCgaggcccccggccccggggcggccggcgggggtcccggcgcccccggcccgcctcccgccgccccgccgggggcCCTGGCCGAGGTGGTGCGGGAGGCGCGGCGGGTGCTGGCCGCCTTCGTGCGGGCCAAGCCGGCGGCCTGGGCGCCGGCGGTGGCGGCGTGGGCggtggagctgctggggcagctgagCAGCAAGTACGCGGGGCGGCACGGGGCGCGGGGGCTCAacgagctgctgcagctgtggatGGCGTGCGAGGCCACGCGGACGCTGATGGAGATCTACGCCCAGTGCCTGGCCGCCCTCATCGGCTCGTGCCCGGACGCCTGCGTGGACGCGCTGCTCGACACCTCGGTGCAGCACTCGCCCCACTTCGACTGGGTGGTGGCGCACGTCGGCGGCTCCTTCCCCGGCACCATCATCAGCCGCGTGCTCTCCTGCGGCCTCAAGGACTTCTGCGCCcacggcgaggggctgggggcggcggcgggggcggcttGGCGGCGctcgcccccggcccccggcccccggcgggGACAAGCGGGCCCCAAGCTGGCCTCGGTGGTGGGCATCCTGGGCCACCTGGCCTCGCGCCACGGCGCCAGCATCCgccaggagctgctgcggcTCTTCCACGCCAGCCTGGCGCCGGGGC CCGCGGGGGCCGtggccttcctgctgcagctggccctGCTCTCCC CGCTGCTGGGCGCCGTCTCGGCCGAGCTGGTGGACTCGCTCACCCCCCCCGTGCTGGCCCAGCTCCACCAGCGCTTCGCCCCGCTGCCCCGCGACGACCTGGAGGGGCTGGCGGGGGTCCTGGTGCGCCTGGTCTGCCAGACCTCGGCCGGCG CCCGCACGCTGCGCTTCCTCCTCGAcaccgccgcgccgcccccc ccggccgccgccgccggtgccccgccgccgctccccgagGGGGTGCGCGAGGCCTGCGAGCGCCTGGTcgccctcctcctgctccacctGCAGAAGCTGGTGCACGgccggggggcccggccccggcgt GGGGAGCGGacgcctccgccgccgccgccgccccgcgcc gtcCCCTTCCtggaggcgctgcggggccACGTGCGGGAGCTGTGCCTCGAGGCGCTGCGGCTGGAGCGCAAGCGCTGCCTCTGGCTGCAccagctgctggggctcctgGCCGTCT GCCGCCCCCACGGCGCCCCCGacgccctcttccacctcctggCGCTGGCCAAGGGCCCCGAGCAGCTCGCCCTGGCCGCCCAGCTCCACGCCGTGCTGGCCGCCAGCCTGGCCGacgtccccgccgccgccgccgccgcctgcgtCCGCCAGATCCACGCCGGCGCCTTGCCCCCGCCGCAGCTCGCCCGGCTCCTCCGCAACCTGGCGCTGGTggtcggcggcggcggcggcggttcGGGGGGTCCCCGCCCCCGGAGGACCCCCTGGGCTGCCAGCTGGGCCTTTCGCTA tcctcctgctgcgaCGCCGACGCCCGCGACGCGCGACGCCGCCGACGGTGACGAGGACGACGCCGACGACGCCGCGGCCACCAGCCCGGCCTCGGCGCTGGCCCACGGCGCCCGGCTGCTGGAGAAGCTCTGCGGCAcggggccggcggccgcccgcgcggcgctgcagctgctggtggagggAGCGCTGCGGGGGGCAACGCCGAGCTTTTCGGGGGCG ACCCCCACGGGGACGCCCGAGGACGTCCCCGATGtcgccgccgccgtccccgccgtcgtccccgccgccgccgcctcgctgcTGGACACCAACCGGCGCTTCGCCGCCGCCGTCGACTTCCCCGGCGGCGTCTGCTCCGTCTTCCACGCCGGCGTCATCGGCGCGGGGCTCaagcccccccg cgccccccggcacccccggcacGAGGTCGCCCGCAACGCCCACGCCTTCCTCGGCCTCCTGCTGCGCTGCTGCCGCGCCGCCGACCCCGCGGCGCCCAACGCCGTCGGCCCCGAAGCCGCCCACGCCGTGGCGGCGGCGCTGGTGGAGGCCGTCTGCCCCTGGGCGGCGGCGTGCGGGGGCGAGCCGGGGTGGCCCCCA GAGGAGCTGGCCCGCGGCACCACCCTGGAGCGGGACCTGGGCGTCCTGCGGCGCTTCCGCCAGCACCCGCTGCTCTTCCCGCTGCTGCGCGTGGCGGCCGCCGGGCGCCCGGCGGCCTTGGCCCGCTGCTGGCCGCTGCtcagggggctgctggccaCGCTGGTGGCCCACTGGGACGGGtgccgggccgccgccgccgccgcctcgccctgGCACCTGCGGGCCTCGTGCGCCCTGGTGGGCTGCCTGGCCGAGGGCGCGCTGCTGCCGCCCGTGCTGGGCAAGGCGCAGGAGCTCTTCCCCCGCCTGGCGCCCTTCGAggtgcggctgctgctgctcagcctctgGGGGTACCTGCGGGAGCAGGGGGGCCCCCCGAACGGCAGGGGGGCCCGGCGGCCTCCAAGCCCGGCAgcc GGGGATCCCGGCGGGTGCTTGGCCGCCGTGCACAGCGTGCTGCACCGCAACGTCGGcaccctgggggtgctggcggGGAGGTTCCGCACCTag
- the LOC136789213 gene encoding seipin-like has product MGQERPHPVAVPPAAPSHGAAPWRPAARPRGGGGPAPLLPWVREAAAAAGLGLRRAALRGAVALSAALLLLWGSVFLYGSFYYAYMPAASFVTPVHYSFRTDCTPRGPELCSFPTANVSLLKPNRERALSPGQLYRIALELEVPESPANRQLGMFLVAATCYTRGGRAVASATRAAMLRYRSGLLRALEAVAFAGLFLAGAAEQKQTLEVELSPAYREDPYAPTLGALLEIRSRRLQLYGARLRVHAHFSGLRYLLYHFPLTSALLGIATNFAFLGRCCCWAAPGGGATGRWAGLQGAGLRGRGY; this is encoded by the exons CGCCCGCACCCCGTcgccgtgccccccgccgccccgtcCCATGGGGCCGCCCCATGGCGCCCGGCAGCTcggcctcgggggggggggggcccggccccgctcctgccGTGGgtgcgggaggcggcggcggccgcggggctggggctgcggcgggcGGCGCTGCGCGGGGCCGTGGCGCTGAGcgcggcgctgctgctgctctggggctcCGTCTTCCTCTACGGCTCCTTCTACTACGCCTACATGCCCGCCGCCAGCTTCGTCACCCCCGTGCACTACAGCTTCAG gaCCGACTGCACCCCGCGGGGCCCTgagctctgctccttccccaccgCCAACGTCTCGCTGCTGAAACCCAACAGGGAGAGG gcgctgTCCCCGGGGCAGCTGTACCGCATCGCGCTGGAGCTGGAGGTGCCGGAGTCGCCGGCCAACCGGCAGCTGGGGATGTTCCTGGTGGCCGCCACCTGCTACAcgcggggcggccgcgccgTCGCCTCCGCCACCCGCGCC GCGATGCTGCGCTACCGctcggggctgctgcgggcGCTGGAGGCGGTGGCGTTCGCGGGGCTCTTCCTGGCGGGGGCGGCGGAGCAGAAGCAGACGCTGGAGGTGGAGCTGAGCCCCGCCTACCGCGAGGACCCg tatgCCCCCACCCTGGGCGCCCTCCTGGAGATCCGCAGCCGCCGCCTGCAGCTCTACGGCGCCCGCCTGCGCGTGCACGCCCACTTCAGCGGCCTCCG gtacctGCTGTACCACTTCCCGCTCACCTCGGCCCTGCTGGGCATCGCCACCAACTTCGCCTTCCtggggcgctgctgctgctgggctgcgcccgggggcggggccacgggcAGGTGGGCGGGGCTacagggggcggggctacgggGGCGGGGCTAC